One Chengkuizengella sediminis DNA segment encodes these proteins:
- a CDS encoding IDEAL domain-containing protein: MGNMSIIYEALLDLHAEVVIKESIRKFREVNLYKEIDNALQNGDEDLFIKLTTELKTINESSA; this comes from the coding sequence ATGGGTAATATGAGTATTATTTATGAGGCTTTGTTAGATCTCCATGCAGAAGTCGTTATTAAGGAATCTATAAGGAAATTCCGTGAAGTAAACTTATATAAAGAAATAGACAATGCTTTACAAAACGGAGATGAAGATTTATTTATTAAATTGACAACCGAGCTAAAAACAATAAACGAATCATCTGCTTAG
- a CDS encoding DUF2487 family protein: MKFSEIEKNIWEEHQEYLDTCVLPYTGLTGDENPMETTKALEDLRDILEWIEIPFKGRVVTYPAVHFSLEGQYLESYFKTICLNLKKQGFKYIILISHRSEIHNLNLQDFGLLLTPSENEEENANLKEEISNKVQALWNNNNDS, from the coding sequence ATGAAATTTAGCGAAATTGAAAAAAATATATGGGAAGAACACCAAGAATATTTAGATACTTGTGTACTTCCATATACCGGTTTAACAGGTGATGAAAACCCGATGGAGACAACCAAGGCACTGGAAGATTTGAGAGATATATTAGAGTGGATTGAAATCCCATTTAAAGGGAGAGTTGTTACATATCCCGCTGTACATTTTTCTCTAGAAGGACAATATCTAGAATCTTATTTTAAAACGATTTGTCTTAATCTTAAAAAGCAAGGTTTTAAGTATATTATTTTAATAAGCCATCGTTCAGAAATACATAATTTAAATCTACAAGATTTCGGTTTGTTATTGACACCAAGTGAAAATGAAGAAGAGAATGCAAATTTAAAGGAAGAAATTTCAAATAAGGTACAGGCTTTGTGGAATAATAACAATGACTCATAA
- a CDS encoding ubiquinol-cytochrome c reductase iron-sulfur subunit: MQDHNKEKQSHGKPVKRREMSRRQFLSYTLGGTGGFMMSLPLIANLRFAVDPLLQPKAESDWVKVIEVEKINETPTSVKFEKNVVDGWYESDKGFGAWITKDANGDVFALSPICKHLGCTVEWEKNVSYPNEYFCPCHAARYTKDGKNLAVAPAPLDEYDVKIENGSVYLSQIKPNTRVE; encoded by the coding sequence GTGCAAGATCATAATAAAGAGAAACAATCACATGGGAAACCAGTCAAAAGACGTGAAATGTCTCGTCGACAATTCCTTTCCTATACCCTCGGGGGCACAGGTGGATTCATGATGAGTTTACCTTTGATAGCTAATTTGAGATTTGCAGTAGATCCACTATTGCAACCAAAAGCTGAATCAGATTGGGTTAAGGTTATTGAAGTAGAGAAAATTAATGAAACACCAACATCGGTTAAATTTGAGAAAAATGTTGTTGATGGTTGGTACGAGTCCGATAAGGGATTTGGAGCATGGATCACAAAGGATGCAAATGGTGATGTCTTTGCATTATCACCGATTTGTAAACATTTAGGTTGTACCGTTGAGTGGGAAAAGAATGTGAGTTATCCTAATGAATATTTTTGCCCATGTCATGCAGCACGTTATACGAAAGACGGGAAAAACTTAGCTGTTGCACCAGCACCTTTGGACGAGTATGATGTTAAAATTGAAAATGGTTCTGTTTATTTGAGTCAAATCAAACCGAATACGAGGGTAGAATAA
- the qcrB gene encoding menaquinol-cytochrome c reductase cytochrome b subunit, producing the protein MLKSVYNWIDERLDITPMWRDVADHEVPEHVNPAHHFSAFVYCFGGLTFFITVIQILSGMFLTMYYVDDIVNAYKSVDYLQHKVAFGVIVRGMHHWGASLVIVMMFLHTLRVFFTGSYKAPREMNWVVGMLIFFVMLGLGFTGYLLPWDNKAYFATQVGIQIAASVPYLGQYIETFLQGGEIVGAQTLTRFFALHVFFLPGALLGLLGGHFFMIRKQGISGPL; encoded by the coding sequence ATGTTAAAAAGTGTTTACAATTGGATAGATGAACGTCTTGATATCACGCCGATGTGGAGAGACGTTGCAGATCATGAGGTTCCTGAGCACGTGAACCCAGCTCATCACTTCTCTGCATTCGTATACTGCTTTGGTGGACTGACGTTTTTCATCACAGTTATTCAGATTTTATCAGGTATGTTTTTAACGATGTATTATGTAGACGATATCGTAAATGCATACAAAAGTGTAGATTATTTACAACATAAGGTTGCATTTGGTGTTATCGTACGCGGAATGCACCACTGGGGAGCAAGTTTAGTTATTGTAATGATGTTTTTACATACGTTACGAGTATTTTTCACAGGATCTTATAAAGCACCTAGAGAAATGAACTGGGTTGTAGGGATGTTAATTTTCTTCGTGATGTTAGGATTAGGTTTCACAGGATATTTATTACCTTGGGATAATAAAGCCTATTTCGCAACACAGGTTGGAATTCAAATTGCTGCTTCAGTTCCTTACCTTGGACAATATATTGAAACCTTCTTACAGGGTGGAGAAATCGTTGGGGCTCAAACTTTAACAAGGTTCTTTGCATTACACGTATTTTTCTTACCAGGTGCATTACTTGGATTACTTGGTGGACATTTCTTCATGATACGTAAACAAGGAATATCAGGTCCTCTATAA
- a CDS encoding c-type cytochrome → MAHDHNSKEKVVFVGDSRVKKYKKNNVPLDYSAYPGNSEAFIPNFLLKEWMVGSVFLVGFMILTMSHPSPLGYPADPTKTDFVPIPDWYFLFMYQLLKYPYTSDAFIVLGTLVLPGLLFGGLMLAPFLDTGKERRWYKRPIASSLMFLSLFAVVFLTMVSWQGYQHELEELNIIPEHLVRAELLESGEEVPGGKEEEPVAIVNKESEGYDIYQKSSCIACHAADLNGEVGPTLRGIGDNFSKEELTDIIYNGFGNRMGPQAQSNLDAGLTEADLDTLAGWLAEQKAPAGEEAPEEVTETH, encoded by the coding sequence GTGGCTCATGATCATAATTCGAAAGAAAAAGTAGTTTTTGTTGGGGATTCAAGAGTAAAAAAGTATAAGAAAAATAATGTTCCTCTTGATTATTCAGCGTACCCTGGAAATTCAGAGGCATTTATACCCAATTTTTTATTAAAAGAATGGATGGTTGGTTCCGTTTTTTTAGTTGGTTTTATGATTCTTACCATGTCCCATCCTTCTCCGCTCGGTTATCCAGCGGATCCGACTAAAACAGATTTTGTTCCGATTCCAGATTGGTACTTTTTATTCATGTATCAGTTGCTAAAATATCCATATACTTCGGATGCGTTTATTGTGCTTGGTACACTTGTTTTACCAGGTCTTTTGTTTGGCGGGTTAATGCTTGCTCCATTTTTAGATACTGGTAAGGAAAGACGTTGGTATAAAAGACCAATTGCAAGTTCTCTTATGTTTTTATCTTTGTTTGCTGTCGTATTTTTAACGATGGTTTCATGGCAGGGTTATCAACATGAACTAGAAGAACTGAATATTATCCCAGAGCATCTTGTCAGAGCAGAATTGTTAGAATCTGGTGAAGAAGTACCAGGTGGCAAAGAAGAAGAACCTGTTGCTATCGTTAACAAAGAAAGTGAAGGATATGATATTTATCAGAAGTCTTCCTGTATTGCTTGTCATGCAGCTGATTTGAATGGTGAAGTTGGTCCAACACTTCGTGGTATTGGAGATAATTTTTCAAAAGAAGAATTAACAGATATCATTTATAATGGTTTTGGCAATAGAATGGGCCCACAAGCTCAATCTAATCTTGATGCTGGTTTAACGGAAGCTGATTTAGATACACTTGCTGGTTGGTTAGCGGAACAAAAAGCTCCAGCGGGTGAAGAAGCACCTGAGGAAGTTACAGAGACTCACTGA
- a CDS encoding DUF1405 domain-containing protein → MSFSFFWSRAFLLNRHLLWLLFIINFLGTIYGYYWYKNQLIYTMSEYSNWFIFVVPDSPTASLFFTLSILYLLLDEYTNSKKRGFLRGIIEVLGVVTSVKYGIWAVVMIFAAAAQGDAMVWQDWMLTVSHLGMAAEAILFIRFFGFKLIHIVPVAIWTLFNDFVDYKYYVFPWLPNELEDDLLAIQVFTIILSILSIFTSYLGLRYRVISRN, encoded by the coding sequence TTGTCATTTTCTTTTTTTTGGAGTAGAGCATTTTTATTAAATCGACATTTGTTGTGGTTATTATTCATCATTAATTTTTTAGGAACAATCTATGGATATTACTGGTATAAAAATCAACTTATATATACGATGAGTGAATACTCTAATTGGTTTATATTTGTAGTTCCAGACAGTCCTACAGCTAGTTTATTTTTTACACTATCCATTTTATATTTATTGCTTGATGAATATACAAATTCCAAAAAACGAGGGTTCCTACGTGGTATTATTGAAGTATTAGGTGTGGTTACTTCAGTGAAATATGGAATTTGGGCAGTTGTTATGATATTTGCTGCTGCTGCACAAGGAGATGCGATGGTTTGGCAAGATTGGATGCTAACGGTTTCCCATTTAGGGATGGCAGCAGAAGCTATCTTGTTTATTCGTTTTTTTGGTTTTAAGCTAATACATATAGTTCCGGTAGCTATTTGGACTTTATTTAATGATTTTGTTGATTATAAATATTACGTATTTCCATGGTTGCCTAATGAGTTAGAGGATGATTTATTAGCGATTCAAGTATTTACGATTATTCTAAGCATTCTGAGTATATTTACATCGTACTTAGGGCTCAGGTATAGGGTAATTAGTAGGAATTAG
- a CDS encoding sporulation protein YpjB, whose amino-acid sequence MWFFNRKSIFIVYMLIMGFSIIFISGCATKEPNHSAQKVLSLDEENLKQLETMNMLASEMVQKTTEKNYVEARDILLKLSEQLTEVNYDGLTSIEGLKALSDTFVIAKRNFNSVNLSEQDALISSAKVHLVIDALSHQKEPMWLQYYSVLNSDLSELQTAASLGNKEKTNQLMKTYEQHYAFIRPAMIINREPENIDQLDSYLTFLQNHISDEDKKENVNAVIEELKRFIKEVFYQDQSSTVPPLTKDQSIFSWVISIGTIIVSVLFYVGWRRYDYEKTNIFSVKK is encoded by the coding sequence ATGTGGTTTTTTAATCGAAAATCTATTTTTATTGTGTACATGCTGATCATGGGCTTTAGTATTATATTTATAAGTGGTTGTGCTACAAAGGAACCGAATCATTCTGCTCAAAAAGTATTGAGTTTAGATGAGGAAAATTTAAAACAATTGGAAACCATGAACATGTTAGCTAGTGAGATGGTACAAAAAACAACGGAAAAAAACTATGTTGAAGCTAGAGATATTTTGTTGAAATTAAGTGAGCAGTTAACAGAGGTGAACTATGACGGTTTAACTTCAATTGAAGGATTAAAAGCGCTCTCTGATACTTTCGTTATAGCAAAACGGAATTTCAATTCAGTAAATCTTTCTGAACAAGATGCCCTCATCTCTTCGGCTAAAGTACATCTTGTTATAGATGCTTTAAGTCATCAGAAAGAGCCGATGTGGTTACAATATTACAGTGTTTTAAATTCAGATCTAAGTGAATTACAAACTGCTGCTTCTTTAGGTAATAAAGAAAAAACAAACCAGCTTATGAAAACCTATGAACAACATTATGCTTTCATTCGTCCTGCCATGATCATTAATAGGGAGCCTGAAAATATAGATCAACTAGATTCTTACCTTACATTTTTACAAAATCACATTTCAGATGAGGACAAGAAGGAAAATGTAAACGCAGTGATTGAGGAGTTAAAACGATTTATAAAAGAAGTCTTTTATCAAGATCAATCCTCAACAGTCCCCCCTTTAACTAAAGATCAAAGTATTTTTTCATGGGTAATATCGATAGGAACAATCATCGTGTCTGTATTATTTTACGTTGGTTGGAGAAGGTACGACTATGAAAAAACGAATATATTTTCAGTAAAAAAATAA
- a CDS encoding YitT family protein gives MNWSKMNISIKQLFFIIVGTAVYAFGLNILVIPNELMEGGVTGIALLLNYAFDLPPSYMTLIINIPLFYVGWRLFGKQSMILTIFGTVSLSVFLWLMELSINNEWIQPFQNNDYFLTTLYAGVASGVGLGLVFRYGGTTGGADIVARAGHKLRGWSIGKVLLAIDFVVIGASIFYIEKEKILYTLVVVFIAARIIDFIQEGAYSAKAFTIMSEKSEEITESISNELERGLTLFMTKGAYSKKNREAVYCVVSRREIRRVTILIKSIDPKAFIIISDVHDVLGEGFKEEEA, from the coding sequence ATGAATTGGAGCAAAATGAACATTTCGATTAAACAATTATTCTTTATTATCGTAGGTACAGCAGTATACGCATTTGGACTTAATATTTTAGTGATACCCAATGAGCTGATGGAAGGCGGAGTTACAGGGATTGCATTACTTTTAAATTATGCATTTGATCTCCCCCCTTCATACATGACCTTAATCATAAACATCCCTTTATTTTATGTAGGATGGAGATTGTTTGGAAAACAGTCCATGATTTTAACGATATTTGGAACGGTTTCCCTTTCAGTATTTTTGTGGCTTATGGAATTAAGTATCAATAATGAGTGGATACAACCATTTCAAAATAATGATTATTTCCTAACCACACTTTATGCTGGAGTGGCTAGTGGAGTTGGATTAGGTCTTGTATTTAGATACGGAGGAACTACAGGAGGTGCGGATATTGTAGCCAGAGCTGGACACAAGTTAAGAGGATGGAGTATTGGTAAAGTTTTATTGGCTATAGATTTCGTTGTTATCGGTGCCTCTATATTTTACATCGAAAAAGAAAAGATATTATACACACTTGTTGTAGTGTTTATCGCAGCGCGAATTATTGATTTTATTCAGGAAGGTGCTTATTCTGCCAAAGCGTTTACGATCATGTCAGAAAAATCAGAGGAAATAACAGAAAGTATTTCAAATGAATTAGAACGAGGGTTAACTTTATTTATGACAAAAGGAGCCTATTCAAAAAAAAATCGAGAAGCTGTTTATTGCGTTGTTAGCAGACGTGAAATTAGACGGGTGACAATTTTGATAAAATCCATCGATCCAAAAGCTTTTATCATTATAAGTGACGTTCATGATGTGTTAGGAGAAGGCTTTAAAGAGGAAGAGGCATAA
- a CDS encoding nucleotide pyrophosphohydrolase → MSDKTLTQLQQEVDEYISQFKEGYFSPLSMLARISEEVGELAREVNHTFGEKPKKPSEEDNSIEMELADILFIIICFANSQGINLTEAFNQVMNKFETRDKDRWTKIK, encoded by the coding sequence ATGTCTGATAAAACATTAACTCAGCTTCAACAAGAAGTGGATGAATACATATCACAATTTAAAGAAGGATATTTCAGTCCTTTGTCCATGCTTGCTAGAATATCTGAAGAAGTAGGGGAACTAGCTAGGGAAGTCAATCATACATTTGGTGAAAAACCAAAAAAACCTTCAGAAGAAGATAATTCGATTGAAATGGAATTGGCTGATATTTTATTTATAATCATTTGTTTTGCTAACTCTCAAGGTATTAATTTAACAGAAGCTTTTAACCAAGTTATGAATAAATTCGAAACCCGAGATAAGGACAGATGGACCAAAATTAAGTAA
- a CDS encoding tetratricopeptide repeat protein has protein sequence MNGEQKIKKAYESILNSDFEQAIMWFEEAIEQEPNNAIYHYKLSITFARSNKLNKALEHAEKASLLDGNNEEYLFHYENLKAKELIKNAEAYFDQEDDQLHLAIILLKEATILDPLSVEAWLLMGIAYAQLEEYSQAIQTLKEVLILDPNHEIAKELLKQYKMMFKIYLQSYK, from the coding sequence ATGAATGGAGAGCAAAAAATAAAAAAAGCCTATGAATCCATTTTAAATAGTGATTTTGAACAAGCCATCATGTGGTTTGAAGAAGCTATTGAGCAAGAACCTAATAATGCAATATATCACTATAAATTATCTATTACTTTCGCAAGAAGTAATAAGTTGAACAAAGCTTTAGAGCATGCAGAAAAAGCTTCTTTATTAGACGGCAACAATGAAGAATATCTGTTTCATTATGAGAACTTAAAAGCAAAGGAACTTATTAAAAATGCAGAAGCTTACTTTGATCAAGAAGATGATCAATTACACTTGGCAATTATATTATTAAAGGAAGCAACGATATTGGATCCATTATCTGTCGAAGCTTGGTTATTAATGGGCATAGCTTATGCTCAGTTAGAAGAATATAGTCAAGCTATTCAAACACTAAAAGAAGTTTTAATTCTAGATCCAAATCATGAAATTGCTAAAGAGCTTTTAAAGCAATATAAAATGATGTTTAAAATTTATTTACAATCGTATAAATGA
- the dapB gene encoding 4-hydroxy-tetrahydrodipicolinate reductase: MNEQTIKVAVSGASGRMGKEVVKMVLSSPELELVAAIDSKGGEDAGTLVGLDPCGVMIQDDLELALIESGAHVIVDFTTPHVVLKNTKMAIKNKVRPVVGTTGFTPQDIEELDELCKKENIGGIIAPNFAIGAILMMKFAAQAAKYMPHLEIIEYHGDQKLDAPSGTSIKTAELISESRKEFRQGNPDEKETIDGSRGGQYNGFRIHSVRLPGVFAQQEVIFGGHGQSLKIRHDSYDREGYMPGVNLAIQKVMDLSGIVYGFEHFVD; this comes from the coding sequence ATGAATGAACAAACAATTAAAGTAGCTGTATCTGGAGCTTCCGGTAGAATGGGTAAAGAAGTTGTTAAGATGGTCTTATCTTCACCTGAGTTGGAGTTAGTTGCAGCCATTGATTCAAAAGGTGGAGAGGACGCAGGTACTTTAGTTGGTTTAGACCCTTGTGGGGTGATGATTCAAGATGATTTGGAATTAGCTTTAATAGAATCTGGGGCACATGTGATTGTTGATTTTACAACCCCTCATGTTGTTTTGAAAAATACAAAAATGGCTATTAAAAATAAAGTAAGACCTGTGGTGGGAACAACTGGGTTTACACCGCAGGATATTGAGGAATTGGACGAGCTATGTAAAAAAGAGAACATTGGCGGCATCATCGCTCCTAACTTTGCTATCGGTGCGATATTAATGATGAAATTTGCTGCACAAGCCGCTAAATATATGCCTCATTTAGAAATTATAGAATATCATGGTGATCAGAAATTAGATGCACCATCAGGTACATCAATCAAAACAGCCGAGTTGATCTCTGAAAGTCGTAAGGAATTTCGTCAGGGAAATCCAGATGAGAAAGAAACAATTGATGGATCCCGAGGTGGACAATACAATGGATTTAGAATACATAGTGTTAGACTTCCAGGCGTATTTGCACAACAAGAAGTTATATTTGGAGGGCATGGTCAATCTTTAAAAATTCGCCATGATTCTTATGATCGAGAAGGGTATATGCCAGGCGTTAATTTAGCCATACAAAAAGTAATGGATCTTAGTGGCATCGTATATGGATTCGAACATTTTGTAGATTAA
- a CDS encoding methylglyoxal synthase: protein MNIAFIAHDRKKEEIVNFAIAYEKTFFHHELYSTGTTGKKIMDNTDLKIHRFMSGPLGGDQQIGAMVAKNEMDLIIFLRDPLMAQPHEPDIIALLRLCDVQGIPLATNVATAEILVKALERGDFAWRELVHKYKPGDSK, encoded by the coding sequence ATGAATATCGCATTTATTGCACATGATAGAAAAAAAGAAGAAATTGTTAATTTTGCAATTGCATACGAAAAAACCTTCTTTCATCATGAGCTTTATTCAACAGGCACTACAGGTAAAAAAATCATGGATAACACTGATTTAAAAATTCATCGTTTCATGTCAGGTCCCTTAGGTGGAGATCAGCAAATTGGTGCCATGGTGGCTAAAAATGAAATGGATTTGATTATATTTTTACGAGATCCTTTAATGGCACAGCCCCATGAACCTGACATTATTGCATTATTAAGATTATGTGATGTTCAAGGTATTCCTCTTGCTACTAATGTTGCTACTGCAGAAATATTAGTGAAGGCTCTTGAACGTGGTGATTTTGCATGGAGGGAATTAGTACATAAATATAAACCAGGTGATTCAAAATGA
- the bshB1 gene encoding bacillithiol biosynthesis deacetylase BshB1, which produces MNQTLDILIFGAHPDDAEIGMGGTIYKHILEGYRIGICDLTFAEMSSNGDVKTRQEEAMAANEVLKLTARSNLGLPDRGLQLNKEQIDKITIEIRKYQPKVVFAPYWIDRHPDHIMCSKMVDEAIFNAKLRNYLPQYESWKVERNYYYFINDIQEADLMVDVSSFYEQKRNALQAYRSQFQNVGFAKNVVDTPLNQGYLENVEARDRLLGQKSNVSYAEGFITKSPYLVELF; this is translated from the coding sequence ATGAACCAAACATTAGACATACTTATATTTGGAGCCCATCCAGATGATGCTGAAATCGGCATGGGTGGAACAATTTATAAACATATATTAGAAGGCTATCGAATAGGTATATGTGATTTGACATTTGCAGAAATGTCTTCAAATGGTGATGTTAAAACAAGGCAAGAGGAAGCCATGGCAGCAAATGAGGTTTTAAAGTTAACTGCTCGATCCAATTTAGGCTTGCCTGATCGAGGTTTACAGTTGAATAAGGAACAGATTGATAAAATCACAATAGAAATCCGAAAATATCAGCCTAAAGTCGTTTTTGCACCTTATTGGATTGATCGACATCCAGACCATATCATGTGCAGTAAAATGGTTGACGAAGCGATATTTAACGCAAAACTTAGAAATTACCTTCCACAATATGAATCTTGGAAAGTGGAGAGAAATTATTATTATTTTATTAACGATATTCAAGAAGCTGATTTAATGGTAGATGTCTCTTCTTTTTATGAACAAAAAAGGAATGCATTACAAGCCTATCGCTCACAGTTTCAGAATGTTGGCTTTGCTAAGAATGTAGTTGATACACCTTTAAATCAAGGTTATTTGGAAAATGTTGAGGCAAGAGATCGTTTATTAGGTCAAAAAAGCAATGTATCATATGCTGAAGGTTTTATTACGAAATCTCCTTATTTAGTTGAGTTGTTCTAG
- the bshA gene encoding N-acetyl-alpha-D-glucosaminyl L-malate synthase BshA, translating into MTKKLKIGITCYPSLGGSGIIATELGKLLAENGHEVHFITHGMPFRLGKYHKNVFYHEVQVTNYHVFKYPPYDLSLANKLAQIVRMKNLDLLHVHYAFPHAVCAYLAKQIVGEKLKIVTTLHGTDITILAQDESLKDLIRLGINESDAVTAVSRDLIQETKSVLSIEKPIDLTYNFVDKREYYPREVSECRKDFAQPNEKILIHISNFRPVKRVLDVLDIFYKVNQEIPSKLLFVGEGPELSKVQCKAEKLGIDDRIIFLGKQDDVAQVLSLADIMLLPSEKESFGLVALEAMACGVPTIGSDAGGIPEVVTQGETGYLANIGDTNQMAEDAIKILSDHDLYDQLVNNGLERARYYFCNNVITETYEKIYYRVLNLEPIGVHS; encoded by the coding sequence ATGACTAAAAAATTAAAAATAGGCATTACTTGTTACCCATCATTAGGTGGTTCTGGTATCATAGCTACTGAGCTTGGAAAACTTCTAGCTGAAAATGGTCATGAAGTACATTTTATTACACATGGGATGCCTTTTCGTTTAGGAAAATATCATAAAAATGTTTTTTACCATGAAGTTCAGGTTACAAATTATCATGTGTTTAAATATCCTCCTTATGATTTATCACTTGCCAATAAATTAGCACAAATTGTGAGAATGAAAAATCTTGACTTACTTCACGTCCACTATGCATTTCCACATGCTGTTTGTGCATATTTAGCTAAACAAATAGTAGGTGAAAAGCTGAAAATAGTGACAACTTTGCATGGAACAGATATTACCATTCTCGCGCAGGACGAATCTTTAAAAGATCTGATTCGATTAGGTATTAATGAAAGTGATGCTGTTACAGCAGTTTCTAGAGATCTTATTCAAGAAACAAAAAGTGTACTTTCAATTGAAAAACCGATAGATCTTACGTATAATTTTGTAGACAAGAGAGAGTATTATCCTCGTGAGGTTTCGGAATGTAGAAAAGATTTTGCACAACCAAATGAAAAAATACTGATACACATATCAAACTTTCGACCTGTTAAAAGAGTTTTGGATGTGTTAGACATATTTTATAAAGTGAATCAAGAGATACCTTCTAAGTTATTATTCGTTGGTGAAGGACCCGAACTTTCAAAAGTACAATGTAAAGCAGAAAAATTGGGCATAGATGACCGCATTATCTTTTTAGGGAAACAGGACGATGTAGCCCAGGTATTATCTTTGGCTGATATTATGTTACTTCCATCTGAAAAAGAAAGCTTTGGTTTAGTAGCATTGGAAGCGATGGCTTGCGGTGTGCCAACGATTGGTTCTGACGCTGGGGGAATTCCTGAGGTTGTTACTCAAGGAGAGACCGGGTATTTAGCCAATATTGGAGATACGAATCAAATGGCAGAAGATGCAATAAAGATATTATCTGATCATGATTTATACGATCAGCTTGTGAACAATGGATTAGAGCGAGCTAGGTATTATTTTTGTAATAACGTGATAACAGAAACGTATGAAAAAATTTATTACCGTGTTTTAAATTTAGAGCCGATTGGGGTCCACTCTTAA
- a CDS encoding CCA tRNA nucleotidyltransferase — translation MNDLIIMEQEASEVISELEKHGYEAYYVGGYVRDKFLNRNIKDIDITTSAYPSIVMDIFSHTVPTGLQHGTVTVVMRNYHFEVTTYRTESEYEDHRRPKEVRFVSKLMDDLERRDFTMNAMAIDINGTIIDPFGGKRDLSTKILKCVGDPLLRFSEDALRMMRAIRFAAEYDLQVEQKTWNAILLHKEEIKHIAMERISAELDKMMEGSNPKKGVQLLIASELMNYTKENLQIHKTNWLALSDHSVLNVFEHIHEGTIRWILLLMLLKTETSQMTVLLKKLKFSNHKIMRIHVVNQVKDCLNEQNYSESSWKKAVIMFGVDAVKDLHTLLNALAIDQHYFKLLPFKMSKVDLDHILQKGLDWIDEIPIMQIRELEISGTDVVGLKSKSGPWIRIVLNQLLTEVALNELENKQEDLMNRAIQIVRGMNEYE, via the coding sequence ATGAATGATTTGATAATAATGGAACAAGAAGCTTCAGAAGTGATTAGTGAATTAGAAAAACATGGTTATGAAGCCTATTATGTTGGAGGATATGTCAGAGATAAGTTTTTAAATAGAAACATCAAAGATATAGATATCACAACTTCTGCGTATCCATCCATCGTGATGGATATTTTTTCTCATACAGTGCCTACTGGTTTACAGCATGGTACTGTGACAGTTGTTATGAGAAATTATCACTTTGAAGTGACAACCTATCGTACAGAATCTGAATATGAAGATCACCGTCGTCCTAAAGAAGTGCGATTTGTAAGTAAATTAATGGATGATTTAGAACGTCGAGATTTTACAATGAACGCTATGGCGATTGATATTAATGGGACAATCATTGATCCTTTTGGTGGTAAAAGAGATTTAAGCACAAAAATACTAAAGTGCGTGGGAGATCCTTTGCTTCGTTTCTCAGAAGATGCCTTAAGGATGATGAGAGCCATCCGTTTTGCTGCTGAATATGATCTGCAAGTTGAACAAAAAACTTGGAATGCCATTTTATTACATAAAGAGGAAATTAAACATATTGCGATGGAAAGAATATCTGCTGAATTGGATAAAATGATGGAAGGATCAAACCCTAAAAAAGGGGTTCAGCTTTTGATAGCTAGTGAATTGATGAATTATACAAAAGAAAACTTGCAAATTCATAAAACGAATTGGTTAGCCCTATCAGATCATAGTGTTTTAAATGTATTTGAACATATACATGAAGGGACTATAAGATGGATTTTATTGCTCATGTTGTTAAAGACAGAAACAAGCCAAATGACTGTTTTATTAAAAAAACTCAAATTCTCTAATCATAAGATAATGCGAATTCATGTTGTGAACCAGGTAAAAGATTGCTTAAATGAACAAAATTATTCCGAAAGTTCATGGAAAAAAGCTGTTATTATGTTTGGTGTGGATGCGGTGAAGGATTTGCATACTTTACTAAATGCTTTAGCAATTGATCAACATTATTTTAAATTGTTGCCATTTAAAATGAGCAAAGTAGATTTGGACCACATACTTCAAAAAGGGCTGGATTGGATAGATGAAATTCCTATAATGCAAATACGTGAACTTGAGATTTCTGGGACTGATGTGGTAGGTTTAAAAAGTAAATCTGGACCATGGATTCGGATCGTCTTAAATCAACTGCTTACAGAGGTTGCTTTAAATGAACTAGAAAATAAACAAGAGGATTTAATGAATAGAGCTATACAAATCGTAAGAGGAATGAATGAATATGAATGA